The Arachis ipaensis cultivar K30076 chromosome B05, Araip1.1, whole genome shotgun sequence nucleotide sequence aacaatatgaacaactactaatcaaataaaaacacattATACCTCCAAATTaatcttctaaattttaattttaaaataacaatCCGTACattagtaaaatgaacatccgatatatctattatttacattgtttaatattttcattgtttacttATACTTTTCTTTTTAGTATATTTCACACTTTGAGAAAACGTTAGATATATCTCAATGAAACTATTAAATTATATTTGAATAAGTATTTACGAGATATTGTTTTACAAAACTTTTTCAAAGTTAAGATTAACTCAGATCACAATTGATCTAGAAAATATTAGATACTATTCCCTCAAGCATCTTCAAGCTATACTTGACTCGAATCACTGCAAATATAAAAACGTTAGATATTCTTAAACAGGCCTTCTCATGCACCAATGCCACATAGACCAACCAAAAGGATCTAAGAATGACATTCTTGTTACAAGCTTCGCTAAAATTGATCACTATTGGATCAGACTATAAAGATAGTTGAAAGATGTGTATGAAATACCCTTTTCATATTGTATCTGAGATCCTCATTCCAAGAAATAAACAAATATAGGAACTAATCGTATTGTATTTGCTAATCTGATATGAGATAAAACAAAGTTTTAACCTAAATTACAGATAACTTGGAGCAACTCTTCTGAGGTATAAAAAATTTACATAAATGAAGAAAGATAAAGAACTTAAGATGAACATTTGAAGGCAAATAAGCAACAATTTGTTTCTATTGAAACTTCTTAGTTCTTTTTAGGGTCCTTTAACTTGTATTTGTAGTGGGAGCATGACAAAGAGACATTAGAAATCCTCTCTTTCTTCATGACAACTTGATTCCATAAAATTTGCAAGAAGTACAGGTTTCTTTTGCTTGGTACAGTGCTTTTAATAGTTTCGCTAAACTGTTCTGTACATGCAACaatagaatgaaaaaaaaaacgtaTTTCAAACATTCTAGCTTGATGAACAATCTCATATTTTGGAGCTAAAATATATGTCAGTTTAAAAGCTTTTCTAGAGTTTTGGAATGACGTGTATCTTAATTATGAGGTGCAGGAATCAACTTTCCATAAGTTTTGAGGTGGGTAGGCAACTTAAAGTCTCGTTATGAGGTATTCAAGCATTAATTATACCATTCTCAAGTTNNNNNNNNNNNNNNNNNNNNNNNNNNNNNNNNNNNNNNNNNNNNNNNNNNNNNNNNNNNNNNNNNNNNNNNNNNNNNNNNNNNNNNNNNNNNNNNNNNNNNNNNNNNNNNNNNNNNNNNNNNNNNNNNNNNNNNNNNNNNNNNNNNNNNNNNNTAGTTCAAAAATTGAGTAAActgttaaaaataaattaagaaaaattctaaattatatcTGTTAttggttaatcatcaaaatttcAATATGAGGTATGGAGCTAACACATTTCACCTCATCAGATTTTGAATTTATATTCATGTTATCTAAAGTATTTTACCAAAACATTTTATTCAGAAACAACCATATGATAATATTAGCCAAGTGGAATGAACATGTTAGCTTACAACATGAGTGTAAAATCATATAAGTAAAGTCATCCTGTATTCCTCATCCCAGCAGCAATACCATTTATGGTTATGAGCAAAGCATCTCTAGCTTTCGTATTGTCATCATCACTTCTTAACCTCTTAAGTATCTCTACTTGTAACATGTTCATTGGATTTAGGAAGGGAAGTCTGCTCTCAATAAGCCTCCTCAAGATCCTGTTGTTCTGTTGAATTTTCCCATGCCCACTAATCACTAGTATAAATTTCCCGGTGGTTACGAGTTCATTCCTTAGTTGACGACCGAGATCTTTTCGCTTCTCAGACACAAGAACATCATCATAGTGTTTGGTAATATAAATGTCTGTTTTTCCCAAAATCATCTCAATTAGGTCTATGGTACTTTGAAAGAAAGGCCACTCTTTGTACATGGCTTTTAGCTCCTCAGTGTGCCCTTTCTCGCAAGCACCTTGTAAACCGGCACCAACTCCAAGCCAAGCTGGAAGAACAAACCTGGTTTGGGTCCATGCAAAAACCCATGGTATGGCTCGAAGGTGTCCAATTCCTGTTGTACTCTTCCGTCTCGCAGGGCGACTACCTATGTTAAGGAAGCCAAGCTCTGCTTGCGGCGTGGCTTCATTGAAATAAGAAAGGAATTCTGGATTCTCATAAACTACACTACGGTAACTCTGACAGCTTATTTTTGAAATGTCTTCCATTAAACTACGCCATTTTTCTTCTCGAGGTGGAAGAGGTGGACGAAGTGTAGCAAGTAACACAGCTGTTGTATATATTTCAAGTTGTCTAATAGCTGTGTCTGGCAACCCAAACTTGGCTTGGATCATCTCTCCTTGTTCAGTCGAACGAAGGGTTCCCTGCAATGAATATTATATCAGACAGACAAGTGATTTCACCATGCATTCAAATGCCTATGCAAATTACAACTTATTGATAGCTTATATAATTGGCCAATTCTTAGAATCTAGTATATATACTTAAGCACAAAACTTGAATGTCAAGTAAATATTTGATTTCATATGTTCTTCTAACTTGAACATCAACATAAACACTAAGTAGTCTCTAGACTTCTCATGTCAGAAGAATCATCTACTAACATCTGTTTTTAGATatttggttagaaagaaaaatcaAGCAAGAAAGTTCTAATACTTCGTAATTCAGTCAATGCACAAACATACAAACCTAAATTGTGTTACACTAAGTTATTAAACTCCTAAATCCAAGCTAAAAAACTAAACCAAGAACACACAGCAACTAAGAAtgagaatttaaaaaaataacaaaactataattttataaacaactaaatttttcAAATAGGAAATGATACTTAAATTTAAATTGGACTTTCATAGTGATTAACAATTATGGTTAGATTAGAATACACACCATGACAGAGCCTGGTGGTTGGGACTGAATAGCTAGATACGTTGGGCCACCACCACGACCAATAGTGCCTCCACGGCCATGGAACAAAGTAACTTTAATACCATATTCATGGCAAGCAGCTACAACATCCTCCTGAGCTTTATAAAGTTCCCAAGCAGCAGTAAAGCGCCCAGCATCTTTGCCAGAATCAGAATACCCAACCATGACCTGCATATATAAAATACATCCACTTGAATTGCACATAATAGAtataacattaattaaaaaaatcattataaAAAGCACCTCTTGGTGTCCGTTATGGTTCTTAATGACGTGTTGCCGATACCAATCTATTGATAGAAGTTTTCGAATAACCGAACCAGCCCCCCTTAGGTCCTTCACAGTTTCAAATAGCGGAACAACGCGTAGCCTATGCGAAACCACACGCCAATATCAGTAAAAATTATCTTCTCCCAAAGGCCTAAAATTTTGACCCAGAAACAAGTAATGCACCACAAGAGCATGCCTCAATTCTTTGTCATAACATTAAGCATATACAAATTTCATCTCAAGTACTTTTATGGTAAAATTAGTATACTCAAGTACTTATGTAAATGCAAAAATATTATGTGCTTACGTTCCACCGGGACATGGACTTCCCTTCTCCCCATGGACAGCAAGTCGTGCTTCCTTTTGTAAAAGCTCTACTGCAAGGACATCACTTGCCTGATGGTAAAAGAAAGCCCAAAGTCATTTTCTTAAATGCTTAAAAATTCATCACAATAATACACTTTTAATACCTTATAGAGGAAATGAATTTTTCATATTAAGGAACAAACTTCTCATAAAAATTGTATGAAATATAGGGGACATGAATTTTTCAGGTGGGAGTTAAGTCTTCCATTCAATAGGTGTATAGCCAGCACCTCCTAGAATAATCTAGAGTCTAAACAACCCCCTCTTAAAGCTAGTTTTTGCAATGAAGTTAGGTTCCCTCAATGTTAATATGGTAGTGGAACCTAAGAATTAGGGAGTGTGTAAACATCATAATAATTGACGGAATGTTTAAATTTATTTTGCTCAATTATATTCATTTAAATCACAAAGTTTCGTTGCAAAAACTTTGAGAGTAGTAATCATAATCATACATTTGAAGCCATAGAGATCACATAGGCACCAAGTGAATCACTTCCCAACTCAGCAGCAACACGAAAGGTATCTAAGACTTCTTGAACATCAGGCGCAACCTAGAAGGTATAAAATCAATAACAGTGAGAAAGGTGTAGACCAGAAAAGAATGTCCAAAATTATAGTTattaaaataaacataataaGGATGGGGAATTTTCTATGCACTATTGTAGAGGTTAGTGAGAAGGTAAAGAGTAAAGAAAGACTGATAGAAATCTTTGGTGAGAAGAACCTCTCAAATAGAACATAATAAAAACACTACAAGTATTCGTTCAATAACACCTCCCTTACCAAATCTTTTATCAACACCTAATCAATTCCTTTGTAATCCAATCATATCTCGTATGTCCTTATTCAATAGAACAATTTCATCACTtaaacattcaacttaaactcttGTTACTTTTTTACTCCTCACCGCTTAGTCCCGTACAACAAAATGACGAAAGTtaactttaaaataaataaagagcAAAGATGAGTTTACATTCTAAATTCAGTGTACATGTCCTTTCTATACACAATTAAGGGTAGTCCACACCTCACAACTGTTTAAAACATATCTAACATATGTGAATATAACTTCTCTCCAACATCCTAAATACCTTCTATCATGTTTTTGTTTCAGAAAGAGAAAATTCCATAACTTTGGAATGAGTTCATATACTCAAATCACAAGAGAATAGATTACAATATTATTTTATGGTTAAATTTTGCACCCGATATATTGATCAgttcttatagaaataagattGATGAACTACTcctaaattttagaaatattaaatatattaattccAAATAAAATGATTACTCCATcataattttgtaaaaatataatTTGGTAGAGGAattaattaaactatttaaaattttaagagaTTAATTTATCCTTTTGTTTTGTAAGAGACTCAtttgtttaatattttaaaaGATAGAAATTAAACAATCAATTTTCTTTAATTAATCACTAATTTGTTGAagcaaaaatataaaagggaCCGTTTAGGTTCTTACTCTTAAAAAAAATCCTCCATCCATTAGACTAGCAACTTTTAAAACAATTTATCTCACCTCTATACTAGGAGGAACCAATGGTCTTTTCCCTTTCAACTCTTTGGTTAAGAAGTCCAATTTCTTCTCTTCATTCCACTCACTGTATGTACCCATTCCCAAGTACTTGGTAATTGCATCAACTGTTTCAGAATGTCTAGTAGATTCCTGTGACAAATCTAATTTTCAGGGCACATGTgatcataaaagaaaaaatgagCAACATATTATTCATACCTGACGCAAATCAAGCTTCATTAACATCATTCCAAAGGTAGAAACTCTTCGAATTAAGTCAGCTAGTCGACCATCTGCTAGCACTGCAGATCCACATGATTGCTGAGGAAATCGAGAGTTAAGATAAAACTTTGAAAGGACAACCTTGAAGGGTATATATAACTATTTGAGTCCTTACCCCACAGCTTAAGCTTTTAGGAGATAGAATTCACGACATTGTATCAAAGCCTATAACAGAAATTGTCCCATTCTTCTaagtattaat carries:
- the LOC107641982 gene encoding phosphoenolpyruvate carboxylase 4, with translation MTDTTDDIVEDISFQTFEDDCRLLANLFNDVLQREVGTKFIEMLDKIRVLAQSGCNMRQAGIEDMAELLEKQLASKLSKLSLDEALTIARALSHYLTLMGIAETRHRLRKGNTALVAKSCDDIFNQLVQGGVTPDELYNTVCKQEVEIVLTAHPTQINRRTLQYKHIKIAHLLDYNAQLDLSTEDREMVIEDLVREITSIWQTDELRRQKPTPVDEARAGLNIVHQSLWKAIPRYLRRVSNALKKHTGKPLPLTCTPIRFGSWMGGDRDGNPNVTAKVTKDVSVLSKWMAIDLYIQEVDSLRFELSMNRCSDKLLKLAREIVGDANNENHREHRSQSTSRSQSKQPNQQASSLPTHLPATAHLPTFAAHGESHHPRLDMPGRDPKQPKNKASEVSYPTTSKKDGQSTKSETMQRSPSFNSSSQLLAQRKLFAESQIGRSSFQKLLEPKPSDGPGFAPYRVVLGHVKDKLQRSQSRLEFLLEDCPCEQNPSDFYETTEQLLEPLLLCYESLQSCGSAVLADGRLADLIRRVSTFGMMLMKLDLRQESTRHSETVDAITKYLGMGTYSEWNEEKKLDFLTKELKGKRPLVPPSIEVAPDVQEVLDTFRVAAELGSDSLGAYVISMASNASDVLAVELLQKEARLAVHGEKGSPCPGGTLRVVPLFETVKDLRGAGSVIRKLLSIDWYRQHVIKNHNGHQEVMVGYSDSGKDAGRFTAAWELYKAQEDVVAACHEYGIKVTLFHGRGGTIGRGGGPTYLAIQSQPPGSVMGTLRSTEQGEMIQAKFGLPDTAIRQLEIYTTAVLLATLRPPLPPREEKWRSLMEDISKISCQSYRSVVYENPEFLSYFNEATPQAELGFLNIGSRPARRKSTTGIGHLRAIPWVFAWTQTRFVLPAWLGVGAGLQGACEKGHTEELKAMYKEWPFFQSTIDLIEMILGKTDIYITKHYDDVLVSEKRKDLGRQLRNELVTTGKFILVISGHGKIQQNNRILRRLIESRLPFLNPMNMLQVEILKRLRSDDDNTKARDALLITINGIAAGMRNTG